One Umboniibacter marinipuniceus DNA window includes the following coding sequences:
- the plsB gene encoding glycerol-3-phosphate 1-O-acyltransferase PlsB produces MKWLTLIHYRIATIIRLWIRPTVLPSELESIQAELEGDVYYVLHDRSFTDLVAAQQAIKSCSLPAPASRDHWYPLTEKTGSFFARRQVYDAHQAGQLIQRARAGEIIQFVPLSIFWGRAPKREQSFWRLLFSYNNYELGGGLRKFLATIAARKDLEIHVSKPLSLNELVSHDQNDEISARKLHRVLRVHYRHVKTAVVGPDLSHRRTVVRDLVKSRAVQQVIDEKIKAGESSREQLEAQAQKYGNEIASNYNTRSIRILDIFLTRFWNKVYDGVEVEGIQRVRALAGTHAVVYLPCHRSHIDYLLLSYALFKQGLAAPHIAAGINLNLPIVGRLLRGAGAFFIRRSFRGKPLYTAVFNEYLHTLLRRGFPVEFFIEGGRSRTGRSLPPKTGMMALMLRSYLRDHTKPIAIVPIYVGYEKVLEGNTYLGELRGKSKKSESIFGLVKVVKTLKGEFGKVRANFGEPLFLNSFLDAQQPDWREVSSDKPEWLPTVTNQLADEAITRINEAAHVNRVSLVAAAILCAPRQALGDTTLLAQIDFYKELLQAVPYSQETTFDDHDPAAMVEHCEKLGFVEKREDSMGAVYHLSEVNSVLLTYYRNNIQHLLVIPSLLAYALNNKRGIGRKALIQLVSSVYPYLKKELYLNLELSDVETAIETHLAFLLERGILTTEGKIIRGAKPGSNQQLIQRLLAAHCQPMLERFYIVLSLIRAADQQPLSTKLLEQKSVDVAQRLSMIHGIHSPEFFDKRLFAGFIDQLYQRKVIQCDEGFIRFDKPLTDILYLAERVMSAEVVQNLRLAKPQAEQS; encoded by the coding sequence ATGAAATGGCTAACCTTGATTCACTATCGCATCGCGACCATCATCCGCCTTTGGATTCGGCCGACAGTGCTACCAAGCGAACTAGAGAGTATTCAGGCTGAGCTTGAGGGTGATGTGTATTATGTGCTCCACGATCGATCTTTTACCGATCTCGTGGCGGCGCAACAGGCTATCAAGTCCTGCTCATTGCCAGCCCCGGCATCGCGCGATCATTGGTATCCGCTCACGGAAAAGACCGGCTCGTTCTTTGCGAGGCGCCAAGTTTATGACGCCCACCAAGCCGGCCAGCTCATTCAGCGTGCCCGCGCCGGTGAGATCATTCAATTCGTGCCGCTATCCATTTTCTGGGGCCGAGCTCCTAAGCGCGAACAATCATTCTGGCGGCTACTGTTCTCCTACAACAACTACGAACTCGGCGGCGGTTTACGCAAGTTTCTTGCGACCATCGCGGCGCGCAAAGACTTGGAGATCCATGTTAGCAAACCGCTTTCACTAAATGAGTTGGTTAGCCACGATCAAAATGATGAGATTTCTGCACGTAAACTTCACAGAGTACTTCGCGTTCACTATCGCCATGTAAAGACGGCGGTGGTTGGCCCTGATCTGTCGCACCGACGAACCGTGGTCAGAGATTTGGTAAAGAGTCGTGCGGTTCAGCAAGTTATTGACGAAAAAATCAAAGCTGGTGAGTCGTCACGGGAACAGCTTGAGGCACAAGCGCAGAAATATGGTAATGAGATTGCCTCCAACTACAACACACGTTCCATCCGAATTTTAGACATCTTTCTGACCCGCTTCTGGAATAAAGTCTACGACGGGGTAGAGGTTGAGGGTATTCAACGGGTGCGAGCGCTGGCAGGGACCCATGCTGTGGTCTATCTGCCGTGTCACCGCTCACACATTGACTACCTATTGTTGAGTTACGCGCTCTTTAAGCAAGGGCTTGCGGCACCCCATATTGCGGCCGGTATTAATCTTAACCTACCAATCGTTGGCCGTTTGTTACGCGGTGCAGGGGCGTTCTTTATTCGCCGCAGCTTCCGGGGCAAACCGCTTTATACAGCGGTCTTCAACGAGTACCTGCACACGCTGTTACGCCGCGGATTTCCGGTAGAATTTTTTATCGAAGGTGGCCGCTCAAGAACCGGCAGATCACTGCCGCCAAAGACCGGCATGATGGCGCTAATGCTGCGCTCCTATCTCCGAGACCATACCAAGCCTATTGCCATCGTGCCGATTTATGTTGGCTACGAAAAGGTCCTTGAGGGCAACACCTACCTGGGCGAACTGCGCGGAAAGAGCAAGAAGTCGGAATCGATCTTCGGCCTCGTGAAAGTGGTTAAGACGCTCAAAGGCGAGTTCGGTAAAGTCCGCGCAAACTTCGGCGAACCACTATTTCTGAACAGCTTTTTAGATGCTCAGCAACCTGATTGGCGTGAAGTCAGTTCGGACAAACCAGAGTGGTTACCAACTGTTACCAATCAACTTGCCGACGAGGCCATTACTCGCATCAATGAGGCTGCACACGTCAACCGTGTTAGCTTGGTGGCTGCAGCCATTCTCTGCGCGCCTCGCCAAGCGCTAGGTGATACCACCTTACTCGCACAAATTGATTTCTATAAGGAACTGTTACAAGCCGTACCCTATAGTCAAGAAACAACCTTTGACGATCACGACCCAGCGGCGATGGTTGAGCACTGTGAAAAGCTAGGCTTCGTTGAAAAACGAGAAGATTCTATGGGGGCGGTATACCACCTTTCCGAGGTGAATAGTGTTCTACTGACCTATTACAGGAATAATATTCAACACCTACTAGTCATTCCTTCTTTGCTTGCCTATGCACTCAATAACAAGCGCGGCATTGGCCGTAAAGCGCTGATTCAGTTAGTAAGCAGCGTTTACCCCTATCTTAAGAAAGAGCTGTACCTAAACCTTGAGCTAAGTGACGTTGAGACAGCCATCGAAACACATTTGGCGTTCCTCCTTGAGCGCGGCATTCTAACAACCGAAGGTAAGATTATTCGCGGCGCAAAACCAGGCTCTAATCAACAGCTTATTCAACGCCTATTGGCCGCGCATTGCCAACCGATGCTCGAACGTTTCTATATTGTACTAAGCTTAATACGTGCGGCAGACCAGCAACCTCTGTCCACAAAACTACTTGAGCAAAAGAGTGTTGATGTAGCCCAGCGTTTGAGTATGATTCACGGCATTCACTCTCCTGAGTTCTTTGATAAACGTTTATTTGCTGGATTCATTGATCAGCTCTATCAAAGGAAGGTTATTCAATGTGATGAAGGCTTTATTCGCTTCGACAAGCCACTAACTGACATTCTCTATCTCGCCGAGCGCGTAATGAGTGCAGAGGTTGTCCAAAATCTTCGCCTGGCAAAACCTCAGGCTGAGCAATCCTAA
- the gshA gene encoding glutamate--cysteine ligase, producing MSTVFNALQRAIASKPDILQGAKRGIERECLRISRDGHLAMTPHPTALGSALTHGSITTDYSEALLEFITQPHDDIASTLAQLDEIHRYTTFVLEQQGEMLWPASMPCIMAEDDAIPVAQYGSSNSAQLKTTYRHGLGNRYGRLMQTIAGIHYNYSISDSFWQFKQQQLQNNQSLQDFKTDQYFGVIRNFRRNFWLLMYLFGASPLLCQSFVKNNPHHQLKQFTHCTYGGDQATSLRMGDLGYQSNAQASLTVSYNELPSYLKTLKHAIVAPHPEYQHIGVKVEGEYRQLSDALLQIENEFYSTIRPKRTAQRGETALHALQSQGVEYIEVRCLDINPYDARGISSEQCHFVEVFMTWCAMTDSPLTTQEEYDGIAENQKRVVNQGRELSLSLYHRDGDRILGEWASATLSELEDVAALLDAAEGGSAYSQAVLAQYSKVTDSNNTLSAQFAKECLTDRRGFAATARIMAKQHHEYWLSQPLSAELHGHYQHLAATSLDAQDKLEAADSMSFDDYLAQFMSQYRDLKV from the coding sequence GCCAGCAAGCCTGATATCCTGCAAGGCGCCAAGCGTGGTATAGAAAGAGAATGCCTACGCATCAGCCGCGACGGGCATCTTGCCATGACTCCCCATCCAACCGCCTTGGGTTCAGCGCTCACGCACGGTTCAATCACCACCGATTACTCAGAAGCCTTGCTAGAGTTTATTACTCAGCCGCACGATGATATCGCCAGCACCCTGGCACAGCTTGATGAGATTCATCGCTACACCACTTTCGTGCTGGAACAACAGGGAGAAATGCTTTGGCCAGCTTCTATGCCCTGTATTATGGCGGAAGACGACGCCATTCCGGTGGCCCAATACGGTAGCTCGAATTCGGCGCAGTTAAAGACCACGTATCGTCACGGTTTGGGCAATCGCTACGGCCGCCTTATGCAAACCATCGCCGGTATTCACTACAATTACTCAATCAGTGATAGCTTCTGGCAATTCAAACAGCAACAGCTACAGAACAATCAATCGCTACAAGACTTCAAAACTGACCAATACTTTGGTGTCATTCGCAACTTTCGCCGTAACTTTTGGCTGCTAATGTACCTGTTTGGCGCCTCACCATTACTGTGCCAGAGCTTTGTAAAGAACAACCCGCACCACCAGCTGAAACAATTCACTCACTGTACCTATGGCGGCGATCAGGCTACGTCCCTTAGAATGGGCGATCTGGGTTATCAAAGTAATGCGCAAGCGTCGCTGACCGTCAGTTACAACGAGCTACCTAGCTACCTAAAAACCCTAAAACACGCCATCGTCGCGCCCCATCCCGAGTATCAGCACATTGGCGTAAAGGTAGAAGGCGAATATCGACAGCTGTCCGATGCGCTGCTGCAGATTGAAAACGAATTCTATTCAACCATTCGTCCAAAACGTACAGCACAGCGCGGCGAAACAGCACTCCATGCGCTGCAGAGCCAAGGCGTGGAATATATTGAGGTCCGTTGTTTGGATATTAATCCTTACGACGCCCGCGGGATCAGCTCGGAGCAATGCCACTTTGTGGAAGTATTCATGACTTGGTGTGCAATGACCGACAGCCCGCTAACCACCCAAGAAGAATACGATGGCATTGCCGAAAACCAAAAGCGTGTGGTCAATCAGGGTCGAGAGCTTTCCTTATCGCTCTATCATCGCGATGGTGATCGGATTTTGGGTGAGTGGGCTAGCGCAACACTGAGCGAACTCGAGGACGTGGCTGCATTGCTGGATGCCGCTGAGGGCGGCAGCGCGTATAGTCAGGCGGTCTTAGCACAGTACTCAAAAGTGACGGACAGCAACAACACACTATCTGCTCAGTTCGCCAAGGAGTGCTTAACCGATCGTCGTGGCTTTGCGGCAACGGCAAGAATCATGGCTAAGCAGCATCACGAATACTGGCTATCACAACCATTGTCGGCGGAACTGCACGGGCACTATCAGCACTTAGCGGCCACTTCCCTGGATGCTCAAGACAAGCTCGAAGCGGCAGATAGCATGAGTTTTGATGATTATCTGGCCCAGTTCATGAGCCAGTATCGTGATCTTAAGGTCTAA
- a CDS encoding recombination-associated protein RdgC, with translation MWFKNLRLYQLTQPFDLTGMLLEEKLQSNAFVECGSQDASKLGWISPFGRHGTALVHEAADGLWLTAKKQEKVLPASVINELLAERIADIEADQARKVYKKEKAQMKDELLVELLPRAFTKSSLISGYLDLKRGWFVVNSSSAARAEELINLVRDSIGSFALVPWSTQQLPSDTLTLWLESRAPQNFVVGEEAELVSRQVEGGVARLKEQDLLGDEVKLMLESGKRVKRLELLWRDQISVIVDEDLAIKRLKLTDAFQESLDTVDGDSIAAQLDHEFASMVVVYRGFLDDLLAAFGGPERSETA, from the coding sequence ATGTGGTTTAAGAATTTGCGTTTGTATCAGTTAACCCAGCCCTTCGATCTCACTGGGATGTTATTAGAGGAAAAGTTACAGTCCAACGCCTTTGTTGAGTGTGGCAGTCAAGATGCCAGTAAATTGGGCTGGATTTCACCCTTTGGTCGACATGGCACGGCACTGGTTCACGAGGCCGCCGACGGTCTTTGGCTAACCGCCAAGAAGCAGGAAAAGGTACTGCCAGCAAGTGTGATTAATGAGCTGTTAGCTGAACGCATTGCGGACATTGAAGCCGATCAGGCTCGCAAAGTTTACAAGAAAGAAAAAGCCCAAATGAAAGATGAGCTACTCGTGGAGCTGCTTCCCCGAGCCTTTACTAAGTCTAGCCTGATTAGTGGCTACTTGGACCTCAAGCGCGGGTGGTTCGTGGTAAATAGTAGCAGCGCGGCGCGCGCCGAAGAGCTTATTAACTTAGTGCGCGATAGTATCGGTAGTTTTGCATTAGTTCCCTGGTCAACTCAACAGCTGCCTTCGGATACCCTAACGTTATGGCTGGAATCTCGTGCACCGCAAAATTTCGTGGTAGGTGAAGAAGCGGAGTTGGTGAGTCGTCAGGTTGAAGGTGGTGTTGCGCGCCTCAAAGAGCAGGATTTATTGGGCGATGAAGTCAAGCTCATGCTGGAATCGGGTAAGCGAGTAAAGCGTCTTGAGCTACTCTGGCGAGATCAGATCTCAGTGATCGTTGACGAAGACCTAGCCATTAAGCGCCTCAAGCTCACTGACGCTTTCCAGGAAAGTCTGGATACAGTAGATGGGGATTCCATAGCAGCGCAATTGGACCATGAGTTTGCCTCAATGGTAGTGGTTTATCGCGGCTTTCTAGATGATCTGCTTGCTGCGTTCGGTGGGCCGGAGCGAAGCGAGACCGCGTAA